In the genome of Limanda limanda chromosome 15, fLimLim1.1, whole genome shotgun sequence, one region contains:
- the ablim1a gene encoding actin-binding LIM protein 1a isoform X2 yields the protein MVMVKEKVAHAQDTNHHSTEKPLIQCYKCGEPCKGEVLRVQNKHFHLKCFTCKVCGCDLAQGGFFMKNGEYLCTLDYQRMHGTRCNGCGDFVEGEVVTALGKTYHPACFVCTICKRPFPAGDRVTFNGKDCLCQYCVEPMSPGPKDILGSSNCAGCGRDIKNGQALLALDRQWHLGCFKCKACNKVLTGEYISKDGAPYCEKDYQIHFGVQCEACHQFITGKVLEAGDKHYHPSCARCSRCNQMFTEGEEMYLQGSTVWHPGCKNTTRTEERHRERPTRSSSESICSRPGSSIPGSPGHTIYAKVDNEILDYRDLAAIPKVKAIYDIERPDLITYEPMYSTSLDEREERRESVGEFSRNMSPTPPPEGSYDRRERILQRSTSQGSIGSPVYNRHGYTPTLSRSPQHFHRPGTDPPSGRSSPLPLRPDSRPITPPLSLTPKHFHLPDQGINIYRKPPIYKQHAAVALESKSADDIIRSATFPAAHAPSLDDSSRSEGVRWPYSLTVLGSEGRPRSREDEEEEALKRKQLQEEHLTKIQSGLGKLILKEEKEKEQIRERHARSLSAQRYDPKQSNCDADPTSPTKTNSLPGYGRNGLHRPQSTDFTQYSSYSDMYGGGREFQHIKDGRAALARMDRGVSMPNMLEPKVYPYEMLLITSRGRAKLPRDVDRTRLERHLAPETFFDIFGMEIQEFDRLPLWKRNDMKKKAKLF from the exons ATGGTCATGGTCAAAGAAAAAG TGGCTCATGCGCAGGACACAAACCACCACTCCACAGAGAAGCCTCTGATTCAGTGCTACAAGTGTGGGGAGCCATGCAAGGGTGAGGTGCTGCGGGTGCAGAACAAGCACTTCCACCTCAAGTGCTTCACCTGTAAAG tGTGTGGCTGTGACCTTGCCCAGGGGGGCTTCTTCATGAAGAATGGAGAGTATCTGTGCACACTGGACTACCAACGCATGCACGGCACCCGCTGCAATGGCTGTGGGGACTTCGTGGAGGGGGAGGTGGTCACCGCCCTGGGGAAGACCTATCACCCTGCCTGCTTCGTCTGCACCATCTGCAA GCGACCATTCCCTGCTGGGGACAGGGTGACCTTTAATGGGAAGgactgtctgtgtcagtactgtgtcGAGCCCATGTCTCCAGGACCAAAGGACATCCttggctccagca ATTGTGCAGGATGTGGTCGAGACATTAAGAACGGACAGGCCCTCCTGGCGCTGGACAGACAGTGGCATCTGGGCTGCTTTAAGTGTAAGGCCTGCAACAAAGTGCTCACCGGGGAGTACATCAGCAA GGACGGCGCCCCCTACTGTGAGAAGGATTACCAGATCCATTTTGGAGTTCAGTGTGAGGCGTGTCATCAGTTCATCACAGGGAAAGTGCTGGAG GCAGGAGACAAGCACTACCACCCCAGCTGTGCGAGATGCAGCAGGTGCAACCAGATGttcacagagggagaggagatgtATCTGCAAG gatcCACAGTTTGGCATCCCGGCTGCAAGAACACGACcagaacagaggagagacacagggagcGG CCTACGAGGTCGTCATCTGAGAGCATTTGTTCCAGACCTGGTTCAAGCATACCTGGCTCACCGGGTCACACGATCTAT GCAAAAGTAGACAATGAGATCCTTGATTACAGAGACCTAGCTGCTATTCCAAAAGTCAAAGCCATTTATGACATTGAGCGTCCTGATCTTATTACCTATGAGCCTATGTACAGCACCTCCCTGGATGAGCGagaggagagacgagagagtGTGGGAGAG TTCTCAAGGAACATGTCGCCAACCCCACCTCCTGAG ggctCCTACGACAGGAGGGAACGTATCCTCCAAAGGTCAACAAGTCAGGGCTCCATAGGATCACCAGTTTATAATCGCCATGGTTACACCCCAACCTTGTCACGGTCACCGCAGCATTTTCACAGGCCAG GCACTGACCCGCCAAGTGGCCGGAGCTCCCCACTCCCGCTCAGGCCCGACAGCCGGCCGATCACtccgcctctctctctgacccctAAACATTTCCACCTCCCAG ATCAGGGGATCAACATCTACAGAAAACCACCCATTTACAAACAACATG CTGCCGTAGCCCTTGAAAGCAAGTcggctgatgacatcatcagatcCGCCACCTTCCCCGCGGCCCATGCTCCCTCTCTGGATGACAGCTCGCGGAGTGAGGGCGTCCGTTGGCCCTACTCTCTCACTGTGTTAG GTTCAGAAGGGAGGCCACGATCCAGagaagacgaggaagaagaggccTTGAAAAGAAAGCAGCTCCAGGAGGAACATCTCACCAAG aTTCAGTCCGGTTTAGGAAAGCTCAttctgaaggaggagaaggaaaaagaacagATCAGGGAGCGTCACGCACGTAGTCTCTCCGCTCAGCGCTACGACCCTAAACAGAGCAACTGTGACGCAG ATCCAACTTCACCAACAAAAACTAACTCTTTGCCGGGCTATGGAAGGAATGGGCTACACCGG CCCCAGTCCACGGACTTCACCCAGTACAGCAGCTACAGCGACATGTATGGGGGAGGCCGAG AGTTTCAG CACATTAAGGATGGCCGTGCAGCACTTGCAAGGATGGACAGGGGAGTATCTATGCCTAATATGTTGGAACCAAAA GTGTACCCCTATGAAATGCTCTTGATAACCAGTAGAGGGAGAGCTAAACTGCCCAGGGATGTGGACAGAACCAGACTGGAG CGCCACTTAGCGCCCGAAACGTTCTTTGACATCTTTGGAATGGAGATCCAGGAGTTTGACAGGCTTCCCCTGTGGAAACGCAACGACATGAAAAAGAAGGCCAAGCTCTTCTAG
- the ablim1a gene encoding actin-binding LIM protein 1a isoform X4 has product MVMVKEKVAHAQDTNHHSTEKPLIQCYKCGEPCKGEVLRVQNKHFHLKCFTCKVCGCDLAQGGFFMKNGEYLCTLDYQRMHGTRCNGCGDFVEGEVVTALGKTYHPACFVCTICKRPFPAGDRVTFNGKDCLCQYCVEPMSPGPKDILGSSNCAGCGRDIKNGQALLALDRQWHLGCFKCKACNKVLTGEYISKDGAPYCEKDYQIHFGVQCEACHQFITGKVLEAGDKHYHPSCARCSRCNQMFTEGEEMYLQGSTVWHPGCKNTTRTEERHRERPTRSSSESICSRPGSSIPGSPGHTIYAKVDNEILDYRDLAAIPKVKAIYDIERPDLITYEPMYSTSLDEREERRESVGEFSRNMSPTPPPEGSYDRRERILQRSTSQGSIGSPVYNRHGYTPTLSRSPQHFHRPGTDPPSGRSSPLPLRPDSRPITPPLSLTPKHFHLPDQGINIYRKPPIYKQHGSEGRPRSREDEEEEALKRKQLQEEHLTKIQSGLGKLILKEEKEKEQIRERHARSLSAQRYDPKQSNCDADPTSPTKTNSLPGYGRNGLHRPQSTDFTQYSSYSDMYGGGREFQHIKDGRAALARMDRGVSMPNMLEPKVYPYEMLLITSRGRAKLPRDVDRTRLERHLAPETFFDIFGMEIQEFDRLPLWKRNDMKKKAKLF; this is encoded by the exons ATGGTCATGGTCAAAGAAAAAG TGGCTCATGCGCAGGACACAAACCACCACTCCACAGAGAAGCCTCTGATTCAGTGCTACAAGTGTGGGGAGCCATGCAAGGGTGAGGTGCTGCGGGTGCAGAACAAGCACTTCCACCTCAAGTGCTTCACCTGTAAAG tGTGTGGCTGTGACCTTGCCCAGGGGGGCTTCTTCATGAAGAATGGAGAGTATCTGTGCACACTGGACTACCAACGCATGCACGGCACCCGCTGCAATGGCTGTGGGGACTTCGTGGAGGGGGAGGTGGTCACCGCCCTGGGGAAGACCTATCACCCTGCCTGCTTCGTCTGCACCATCTGCAA GCGACCATTCCCTGCTGGGGACAGGGTGACCTTTAATGGGAAGgactgtctgtgtcagtactgtgtcGAGCCCATGTCTCCAGGACCAAAGGACATCCttggctccagca ATTGTGCAGGATGTGGTCGAGACATTAAGAACGGACAGGCCCTCCTGGCGCTGGACAGACAGTGGCATCTGGGCTGCTTTAAGTGTAAGGCCTGCAACAAAGTGCTCACCGGGGAGTACATCAGCAA GGACGGCGCCCCCTACTGTGAGAAGGATTACCAGATCCATTTTGGAGTTCAGTGTGAGGCGTGTCATCAGTTCATCACAGGGAAAGTGCTGGAG GCAGGAGACAAGCACTACCACCCCAGCTGTGCGAGATGCAGCAGGTGCAACCAGATGttcacagagggagaggagatgtATCTGCAAG gatcCACAGTTTGGCATCCCGGCTGCAAGAACACGACcagaacagaggagagacacagggagcGG CCTACGAGGTCGTCATCTGAGAGCATTTGTTCCAGACCTGGTTCAAGCATACCTGGCTCACCGGGTCACACGATCTAT GCAAAAGTAGACAATGAGATCCTTGATTACAGAGACCTAGCTGCTATTCCAAAAGTCAAAGCCATTTATGACATTGAGCGTCCTGATCTTATTACCTATGAGCCTATGTACAGCACCTCCCTGGATGAGCGagaggagagacgagagagtGTGGGAGAG TTCTCAAGGAACATGTCGCCAACCCCACCTCCTGAG ggctCCTACGACAGGAGGGAACGTATCCTCCAAAGGTCAACAAGTCAGGGCTCCATAGGATCACCAGTTTATAATCGCCATGGTTACACCCCAACCTTGTCACGGTCACCGCAGCATTTTCACAGGCCAG GCACTGACCCGCCAAGTGGCCGGAGCTCCCCACTCCCGCTCAGGCCCGACAGCCGGCCGATCACtccgcctctctctctgacccctAAACATTTCCACCTCCCAG ATCAGGGGATCAACATCTACAGAAAACCACCCATTTACAAACAACATG GTTCAGAAGGGAGGCCACGATCCAGagaagacgaggaagaagaggccTTGAAAAGAAAGCAGCTCCAGGAGGAACATCTCACCAAG aTTCAGTCCGGTTTAGGAAAGCTCAttctgaaggaggagaaggaaaaagaacagATCAGGGAGCGTCACGCACGTAGTCTCTCCGCTCAGCGCTACGACCCTAAACAGAGCAACTGTGACGCAG ATCCAACTTCACCAACAAAAACTAACTCTTTGCCGGGCTATGGAAGGAATGGGCTACACCGG CCCCAGTCCACGGACTTCACCCAGTACAGCAGCTACAGCGACATGTATGGGGGAGGCCGAG AGTTTCAG CACATTAAGGATGGCCGTGCAGCACTTGCAAGGATGGACAGGGGAGTATCTATGCCTAATATGTTGGAACCAAAA GTGTACCCCTATGAAATGCTCTTGATAACCAGTAGAGGGAGAGCTAAACTGCCCAGGGATGTGGACAGAACCAGACTGGAG CGCCACTTAGCGCCCGAAACGTTCTTTGACATCTTTGGAATGGAGATCCAGGAGTTTGACAGGCTTCCCCTGTGGAAACGCAACGACATGAAAAAGAAGGCCAAGCTCTTCTAG
- the ablim1a gene encoding actin-binding LIM protein 1a isoform X5: MVMVKEKVAHAQDTNHHSTEKPLIQCYKCGEPCKGEVLRVQNKHFHLKCFTCKVCGCDLAQGGFFMKNGEYLCTLDYQRMHGTRCNGCGDFVEGEVVTALGKTYHPACFVCTICKRPFPAGDRVTFNGKDCLCQYCVEPMSPGPKDILGSSNCAGCGRDIKNGQALLALDRQWHLGCFKCKACNKVLTGEYISKDGAPYCEKDYQIHFGVQCEACHQFITGKVLEAGDKHYHPSCARCSRCNQMFTEGEEMYLQGSTVWHPGCKNTTRTEERHRERPTRSSSESICSRPGSSIPGSPGHTIYAKVDNEILDYRDLAAIPKVKAIYDIERPDLITYEPMYSTSLDEREERRESVGEFSRNMSPTPPPEGSYDRRERILQRSTSQGSIGSPVYNRHGYTPTLSRSPQHFHRPDQGINIYRKPPIYKQHGSEGRPRSREDEEEEALKRKQLQEEHLTKIQSGLGKLILKEEKEKEQIRERHARSLSAQRYDPKQSNCDADPTSPTKTNSLPGYGRNGLHRPQSTDFTQYSSYSDMYGGGREFQHIKDGRAALARMDRGVSMPNMLEPKVYPYEMLLITSRGRAKLPRDVDRTRLERHLAPETFFDIFGMEIQEFDRLPLWKRNDMKKKAKLF; encoded by the exons ATGGTCATGGTCAAAGAAAAAG TGGCTCATGCGCAGGACACAAACCACCACTCCACAGAGAAGCCTCTGATTCAGTGCTACAAGTGTGGGGAGCCATGCAAGGGTGAGGTGCTGCGGGTGCAGAACAAGCACTTCCACCTCAAGTGCTTCACCTGTAAAG tGTGTGGCTGTGACCTTGCCCAGGGGGGCTTCTTCATGAAGAATGGAGAGTATCTGTGCACACTGGACTACCAACGCATGCACGGCACCCGCTGCAATGGCTGTGGGGACTTCGTGGAGGGGGAGGTGGTCACCGCCCTGGGGAAGACCTATCACCCTGCCTGCTTCGTCTGCACCATCTGCAA GCGACCATTCCCTGCTGGGGACAGGGTGACCTTTAATGGGAAGgactgtctgtgtcagtactgtgtcGAGCCCATGTCTCCAGGACCAAAGGACATCCttggctccagca ATTGTGCAGGATGTGGTCGAGACATTAAGAACGGACAGGCCCTCCTGGCGCTGGACAGACAGTGGCATCTGGGCTGCTTTAAGTGTAAGGCCTGCAACAAAGTGCTCACCGGGGAGTACATCAGCAA GGACGGCGCCCCCTACTGTGAGAAGGATTACCAGATCCATTTTGGAGTTCAGTGTGAGGCGTGTCATCAGTTCATCACAGGGAAAGTGCTGGAG GCAGGAGACAAGCACTACCACCCCAGCTGTGCGAGATGCAGCAGGTGCAACCAGATGttcacagagggagaggagatgtATCTGCAAG gatcCACAGTTTGGCATCCCGGCTGCAAGAACACGACcagaacagaggagagacacagggagcGG CCTACGAGGTCGTCATCTGAGAGCATTTGTTCCAGACCTGGTTCAAGCATACCTGGCTCACCGGGTCACACGATCTAT GCAAAAGTAGACAATGAGATCCTTGATTACAGAGACCTAGCTGCTATTCCAAAAGTCAAAGCCATTTATGACATTGAGCGTCCTGATCTTATTACCTATGAGCCTATGTACAGCACCTCCCTGGATGAGCGagaggagagacgagagagtGTGGGAGAG TTCTCAAGGAACATGTCGCCAACCCCACCTCCTGAG ggctCCTACGACAGGAGGGAACGTATCCTCCAAAGGTCAACAAGTCAGGGCTCCATAGGATCACCAGTTTATAATCGCCATGGTTACACCCCAACCTTGTCACGGTCACCGCAGCATTTTCACAGGCCAG ATCAGGGGATCAACATCTACAGAAAACCACCCATTTACAAACAACATG GTTCAGAAGGGAGGCCACGATCCAGagaagacgaggaagaagaggccTTGAAAAGAAAGCAGCTCCAGGAGGAACATCTCACCAAG aTTCAGTCCGGTTTAGGAAAGCTCAttctgaaggaggagaaggaaaaagaacagATCAGGGAGCGTCACGCACGTAGTCTCTCCGCTCAGCGCTACGACCCTAAACAGAGCAACTGTGACGCAG ATCCAACTTCACCAACAAAAACTAACTCTTTGCCGGGCTATGGAAGGAATGGGCTACACCGG CCCCAGTCCACGGACTTCACCCAGTACAGCAGCTACAGCGACATGTATGGGGGAGGCCGAG AGTTTCAG CACATTAAGGATGGCCGTGCAGCACTTGCAAGGATGGACAGGGGAGTATCTATGCCTAATATGTTGGAACCAAAA GTGTACCCCTATGAAATGCTCTTGATAACCAGTAGAGGGAGAGCTAAACTGCCCAGGGATGTGGACAGAACCAGACTGGAG CGCCACTTAGCGCCCGAAACGTTCTTTGACATCTTTGGAATGGAGATCCAGGAGTTTGACAGGCTTCCCCTGTGGAAACGCAACGACATGAAAAAGAAGGCCAAGCTCTTCTAG
- the ablim1a gene encoding actin-binding LIM protein 1a isoform X3, whose amino-acid sequence MVKEKVAHAQDTNHHSTEKPLIQCYKCGEPCKGEVLRVQNKHFHLKCFTCKVCGCDLAQGGFFMKNGEYLCTLDYQRMHGTRCNGCGDFVEGEVVTALGKTYHPACFVCTICKRPFPAGDRVTFNGKDCLCQYCVEPMSPGPKDILGSSNCAGCGRDIKNGQALLALDRQWHLGCFKCKACNKVLTGEYISKDGAPYCEKDYQIHFGVQCEACHQFITGKVLEAGDKHYHPSCARCSRCNQMFTEGEEMYLQGSTVWHPGCKNTTRTEERHRERVGISTCVFFLLQPTRSSSESICSRPGSSIPGSPGHTIYAKVDNEILDYRDLAAIPKVKAIYDIERPDLITYEPMYSTSLDEREERRESVGEFSRNMSPTPPPEGSYDRRERILQRSTSQGSIGSPVYNRHGYTPTLSRSPQHFHRPGTDPPSGRSSPLPLRPDSRPITPPLSLTPKHFHLPDQGINIYRKPPIYKQHGSEGRPRSREDEEEEALKRKQLQEEHLTKIQSGLGKLILKEEKEKEQIRERHARSLSAQRYDPKQSNCDADPTSPTKTNSLPGYGRNGLHRPQSTDFTQYSSYSDMYGGGREFQHIKDGRAALARMDRGVSMPNMLEPKVYPYEMLLITSRGRAKLPRDVDRTRLERHLAPETFFDIFGMEIQEFDRLPLWKRNDMKKKAKLF is encoded by the exons ATGGTCAAAGAAAAAG TGGCTCATGCGCAGGACACAAACCACCACTCCACAGAGAAGCCTCTGATTCAGTGCTACAAGTGTGGGGAGCCATGCAAGGGTGAGGTGCTGCGGGTGCAGAACAAGCACTTCCACCTCAAGTGCTTCACCTGTAAAG tGTGTGGCTGTGACCTTGCCCAGGGGGGCTTCTTCATGAAGAATGGAGAGTATCTGTGCACACTGGACTACCAACGCATGCACGGCACCCGCTGCAATGGCTGTGGGGACTTCGTGGAGGGGGAGGTGGTCACCGCCCTGGGGAAGACCTATCACCCTGCCTGCTTCGTCTGCACCATCTGCAA GCGACCATTCCCTGCTGGGGACAGGGTGACCTTTAATGGGAAGgactgtctgtgtcagtactgtgtcGAGCCCATGTCTCCAGGACCAAAGGACATCCttggctccagca ATTGTGCAGGATGTGGTCGAGACATTAAGAACGGACAGGCCCTCCTGGCGCTGGACAGACAGTGGCATCTGGGCTGCTTTAAGTGTAAGGCCTGCAACAAAGTGCTCACCGGGGAGTACATCAGCAA GGACGGCGCCCCCTACTGTGAGAAGGATTACCAGATCCATTTTGGAGTTCAGTGTGAGGCGTGTCATCAGTTCATCACAGGGAAAGTGCTGGAG GCAGGAGACAAGCACTACCACCCCAGCTGTGCGAGATGCAGCAGGTGCAACCAGATGttcacagagggagaggagatgtATCTGCAAG gatcCACAGTTTGGCATCCCGGCTGCAAGAACACGACcagaacagaggagagacacagggagcGGGTAGGAATTT ccacttgtgttttctttctcttacagCCTACGAGGTCGTCATCTGAGAGCATTTGTTCCAGACCTGGTTCAAGCATACCTGGCTCACCGGGTCACACGATCTAT GCAAAAGTAGACAATGAGATCCTTGATTACAGAGACCTAGCTGCTATTCCAAAAGTCAAAGCCATTTATGACATTGAGCGTCCTGATCTTATTACCTATGAGCCTATGTACAGCACCTCCCTGGATGAGCGagaggagagacgagagagtGTGGGAGAG TTCTCAAGGAACATGTCGCCAACCCCACCTCCTGAG ggctCCTACGACAGGAGGGAACGTATCCTCCAAAGGTCAACAAGTCAGGGCTCCATAGGATCACCAGTTTATAATCGCCATGGTTACACCCCAACCTTGTCACGGTCACCGCAGCATTTTCACAGGCCAG GCACTGACCCGCCAAGTGGCCGGAGCTCCCCACTCCCGCTCAGGCCCGACAGCCGGCCGATCACtccgcctctctctctgacccctAAACATTTCCACCTCCCAG ATCAGGGGATCAACATCTACAGAAAACCACCCATTTACAAACAACATG GTTCAGAAGGGAGGCCACGATCCAGagaagacgaggaagaagaggccTTGAAAAGAAAGCAGCTCCAGGAGGAACATCTCACCAAG aTTCAGTCCGGTTTAGGAAAGCTCAttctgaaggaggagaaggaaaaagaacagATCAGGGAGCGTCACGCACGTAGTCTCTCCGCTCAGCGCTACGACCCTAAACAGAGCAACTGTGACGCAG ATCCAACTTCACCAACAAAAACTAACTCTTTGCCGGGCTATGGAAGGAATGGGCTACACCGG CCCCAGTCCACGGACTTCACCCAGTACAGCAGCTACAGCGACATGTATGGGGGAGGCCGAG AGTTTCAG CACATTAAGGATGGCCGTGCAGCACTTGCAAGGATGGACAGGGGAGTATCTATGCCTAATATGTTGGAACCAAAA GTGTACCCCTATGAAATGCTCTTGATAACCAGTAGAGGGAGAGCTAAACTGCCCAGGGATGTGGACAGAACCAGACTGGAG CGCCACTTAGCGCCCGAAACGTTCTTTGACATCTTTGGAATGGAGATCCAGGAGTTTGACAGGCTTCCCCTGTGGAAACGCAACGACATGAAAAAGAAGGCCAAGCTCTTCTAG
- the ablim1a gene encoding actin-binding LIM protein 1a isoform X1: MPTLPNLNSLGKLCSSSHSQNVDRVKVKRKSSVKRMSIIEDGHVAEVLYLIPKLYMEQLPYLNPNDYYLSERLNDVATEIQVAHAQDTNHHSTEKPLIQCYKCGEPCKGEVLRVQNKHFHLKCFTCKVCGCDLAQGGFFMKNGEYLCTLDYQRMHGTRCNGCGDFVEGEVVTALGKTYHPACFVCTICKRPFPAGDRVTFNGKDCLCQYCVEPMSPGPKDILGSSNCAGCGRDIKNGQALLALDRQWHLGCFKCKACNKVLTGEYISKDGAPYCEKDYQIHFGVQCEACHQFITGKVLEAGDKHYHPSCARCSRCNQMFTEGEEMYLQGSTVWHPGCKNTTRTEERHRERPTRSSSESICSRPGSSIPGSPGHTIYAKVDNEILDYRDLAAIPKVKAIYDIERPDLITYEPMYSTSLDEREERRESVGEFSRNMSPTPPPEGSYDRRERILQRSTSQGSIGSPVYNRHGYTPTLSRSPQHFHRPEALTGMQKLCSSLCSNSVGSRNSDSRPTSPFRHHFLPHSQGTDPPSGRSSPLPLRPDSRPITPPLSLTPKHFHLPDQGINIYRKPPIYKQHGSEGRPRSREDEEEEALKRKQLQEEHLTKIQSGLGKLILKEEKEKEQIRERHARSLSAQRYDPKQSNCDADPTSPTKTNSLPGYGRNGLHRPQSTDFTQYSSYSDMYGGGREFQHIKDGRAALARMDRGVSMPNMLEPKVYPYEMLLITSRGRAKLPRDVDRTRLERHLAPETFFDIFGMEIQEFDRLPLWKRNDMKKKAKLF, encoded by the exons AAATACAAG TGGCTCATGCGCAGGACACAAACCACCACTCCACAGAGAAGCCTCTGATTCAGTGCTACAAGTGTGGGGAGCCATGCAAGGGTGAGGTGCTGCGGGTGCAGAACAAGCACTTCCACCTCAAGTGCTTCACCTGTAAAG tGTGTGGCTGTGACCTTGCCCAGGGGGGCTTCTTCATGAAGAATGGAGAGTATCTGTGCACACTGGACTACCAACGCATGCACGGCACCCGCTGCAATGGCTGTGGGGACTTCGTGGAGGGGGAGGTGGTCACCGCCCTGGGGAAGACCTATCACCCTGCCTGCTTCGTCTGCACCATCTGCAA GCGACCATTCCCTGCTGGGGACAGGGTGACCTTTAATGGGAAGgactgtctgtgtcagtactgtgtcGAGCCCATGTCTCCAGGACCAAAGGACATCCttggctccagca ATTGTGCAGGATGTGGTCGAGACATTAAGAACGGACAGGCCCTCCTGGCGCTGGACAGACAGTGGCATCTGGGCTGCTTTAAGTGTAAGGCCTGCAACAAAGTGCTCACCGGGGAGTACATCAGCAA GGACGGCGCCCCCTACTGTGAGAAGGATTACCAGATCCATTTTGGAGTTCAGTGTGAGGCGTGTCATCAGTTCATCACAGGGAAAGTGCTGGAG GCAGGAGACAAGCACTACCACCCCAGCTGTGCGAGATGCAGCAGGTGCAACCAGATGttcacagagggagaggagatgtATCTGCAAG gatcCACAGTTTGGCATCCCGGCTGCAAGAACACGACcagaacagaggagagacacagggagcGG CCTACGAGGTCGTCATCTGAGAGCATTTGTTCCAGACCTGGTTCAAGCATACCTGGCTCACCGGGTCACACGATCTAT GCAAAAGTAGACAATGAGATCCTTGATTACAGAGACCTAGCTGCTATTCCAAAAGTCAAAGCCATTTATGACATTGAGCGTCCTGATCTTATTACCTATGAGCCTATGTACAGCACCTCCCTGGATGAGCGagaggagagacgagagagtGTGGGAGAG TTCTCAAGGAACATGTCGCCAACCCCACCTCCTGAG ggctCCTACGACAGGAGGGAACGTATCCTCCAAAGGTCAACAAGTCAGGGCTCCATAGGATCACCAGTTTATAATCGCCATGGTTACACCCCAACCTTGTCACGGTCACCGCAGCATTTTCACAGGCCAG AGGCTCTGACAGGCATGCAGAAGCTCTGCTCCTCCCTGTGCAGTAACAGTGTGGGCTCCAGAAATAGTGACTCCCGCCCCACCTCCCCTTTCAGACACCACTTCCTCCCCCATAGCCAAG GCACTGACCCGCCAAGTGGCCGGAGCTCCCCACTCCCGCTCAGGCCCGACAGCCGGCCGATCACtccgcctctctctctgacccctAAACATTTCCACCTCCCAG ATCAGGGGATCAACATCTACAGAAAACCACCCATTTACAAACAACATG GTTCAGAAGGGAGGCCACGATCCAGagaagacgaggaagaagaggccTTGAAAAGAAAGCAGCTCCAGGAGGAACATCTCACCAAG aTTCAGTCCGGTTTAGGAAAGCTCAttctgaaggaggagaaggaaaaagaacagATCAGGGAGCGTCACGCACGTAGTCTCTCCGCTCAGCGCTACGACCCTAAACAGAGCAACTGTGACGCAG ATCCAACTTCACCAACAAAAACTAACTCTTTGCCGGGCTATGGAAGGAATGGGCTACACCGG CCCCAGTCCACGGACTTCACCCAGTACAGCAGCTACAGCGACATGTATGGGGGAGGCCGAG AGTTTCAG CACATTAAGGATGGCCGTGCAGCACTTGCAAGGATGGACAGGGGAGTATCTATGCCTAATATGTTGGAACCAAAA GTGTACCCCTATGAAATGCTCTTGATAACCAGTAGAGGGAGAGCTAAACTGCCCAGGGATGTGGACAGAACCAGACTGGAG CGCCACTTAGCGCCCGAAACGTTCTTTGACATCTTTGGAATGGAGATCCAGGAGTTTGACAGGCTTCCCCTGTGGAAACGCAACGACATGAAAAAGAAGGCCAAGCTCTTCTAG